A genomic region of Arachis stenosperma cultivar V10309 chromosome 9, arast.V10309.gnm1.PFL2, whole genome shotgun sequence contains the following coding sequences:
- the LOC130947770 gene encoding F-box/FBD/LRR-repeat protein At4g26340-like codes for MPKRKQRKVEEEDSTRTGTPKIDLISTLPDSLLCHILSFLPTRCAMATSVLARRWRHLWKDVLVLDLDNSKHSPYYLPGGTHRFIAFVNAVLAQRKAPHVKKLRLACDIPRGEKKTIKTWIHTVVGPHLQELYLDLSLPCNEFGNRDIKLPEEVLTSASLESLVLKGHMILTVYDGFVDLPSLKNLELDLNYVDPEFVLDGCWALENLKLTLHESFPLNASDPPVIQMPGSLKRLTLIQADDTEEDLNDIEDLVIDTPLLEYLSITLWARCLQVSISNYPNMVEAHLDIDQDKEQVGWMLELLKALRQTKLLDLKLSTMECLLVAPAFELPEFSRLLNLELEIPYFNSGFLIKLLHNCHMLQVLTLHNREKVSTVEPEEPNCWTLPMKDPDCVISHLKIFEFKGYQDSADEHAFVAYLLERGPILKTMKIHAHRSLGLKYKHRIRQELSTIPRSSKTCKLKVT; via the exons ATGCCGAAGCGGAAGCAAAGgaaagtagaagaagaggaCTCAACAAGAACAGGAACCCCCAAAATAGACCTAATCAGTACCTTACCGGATTCCCTGCTTTGCCACATTCTCTCGTTCCTCCCAACAAGATGTGCCATGGCCACCAGCGTCCTCGCTCGCCGGTGGCGCCACCTCTGGAAGGATGTTCTAGTCTTGGACTTGGACAATAGTAAACATAGTCCTTATTATCTGCCTGGTGGGACACATCGATTCATTGCTTTCGTCAATGCAGTTTTAGCTCAACGCAAGGCTCCCCATGTCAAGAAGCTTCGCCTCGCTTGTGATATACCTAGAGGTGAAAAGAAAACCATCAAAACATGGATTCATACTGTTGTTGGACCCCACCTCCAAGAGCTGTATCTCGATTTATCTCTCCCTTGCAATGAGTTTGGAAATCGGGATATCAAATTGCCTGAAGAGGTATTAACCAGTGCATCACTCGAATCCCTTGTTTTGAAAGGTCATATGATTTTGACTGTTTATGATGGATTTGTTGATTTGCCATCCCTCAAGAACCTGGAGTTAGATCTCAATTATGTGGACCCGGAGTTTGTTTTAGATGGTTGCTGGGCTCTTGAAAATCTCAAGCTCACTTTACATGAATCCTTCCCACTTAATGCGAGCGATCCTCCTGTAATCCAAATGCCTGGTTCGTTGAAGCGTTTAACCTTAATACAGGCTGATGACACCGAAGAAGATCTTAATGATATTGAGGATCTTGTGATAGACACCCCATTACTTGAATATCTAAGTATCACATTATGGGCAAGATGTTTACAGGTTTCAATTAGCAATTATCCAAACATGGTGGAAGCTCACCTTGATATTGATCAAGACAAAGAGCAGGTTGGTTGGATGCTTGAGCTTCTCAAGGCACTCCGCCAAACAAAACTGTTGGACTTGAAACTTTCCACTATGGAG TGCTTGCTTGTTGCGCCTGCTTTTGAATTGCCAGAATTTTCCCGTTTACTTAATCTAGAGCTTGAAATTCCATACTTCAACTCTGGATTTCTGATAAAGTTGCTTCATAACTGCCACATGCTTCAAGTTCTCACTCTTCATAATCGGGAG AAAGTTTCTACTGTGGAACCTGAGGAACCTAATTGTTGGACACTGCCAATGAAGGATCCTGATTGTGTTATATCACATCTcaagatttttgaatttaaaggATATCAAGACTCTGCAGATGAACATGCATTTGTTGCATATCTTTTAGAGAGAGGACCTATTTTGAAGACAATGAAAATCCATGCTCATCGTAGTCTTGGCCTAAAGTATAAACATCGCATCCGCCAGGAATTATCTACCATACCCAGGAGCTCCAAAACATGCAAATTAAAAGTTACCTGA